From the genome of Solidesulfovibrio carbinolicus, one region includes:
- a CDS encoding DMT family transporter — translation MQDQKRATRYGLATVAMWSTVASAFKLSLAHLAPLQLLFLASLASCLTLAVALAATGGWSRLAAFTPAQWRRSAFLGALNPFCYYAILFAAYDLLPAQEAQPLNYTWAVTLSLLAVPMLGQKLRRRDLLAILVSYSGVVVISTHGDILGMRFASPLGVGLALASTIIWALYWIWGAKDDRDPVAGLLANFLCALPLCGLAMVLGPGLPPADWQGYAGAAYVGVFEMGLAFVTWLTALKCAENAAKVANLIFLSPFLSLLLIHFFVGEAILPSTVVGLGLILAGLGVQRGRG, via the coding sequence ATGCAGGATCAAAAAAGGGCCACCCGCTACGGCTTGGCCACCGTGGCCATGTGGTCCACCGTGGCCTCGGCCTTCAAGCTGTCGCTGGCACATCTCGCGCCGCTGCAGCTGCTTTTCCTGGCCAGCCTGGCCTCGTGCCTGACCCTGGCCGTGGCGCTGGCCGCCACCGGCGGCTGGTCGCGGCTGGCCGCCTTCACCCCGGCCCAGTGGCGGCGCTCGGCCTTTCTCGGCGCGCTCAATCCCTTTTGCTACTATGCGATTCTCTTCGCCGCCTACGACCTCTTGCCGGCCCAGGAGGCCCAGCCGCTCAACTACACCTGGGCCGTGACGCTCTCGCTTCTGGCCGTGCCCATGCTCGGCCAGAAGCTGCGCCGCCGCGATCTGCTCGCTATTTTGGTGAGCTATTCCGGCGTGGTGGTCATCTCCACCCACGGCGACATCCTCGGGATGCGCTTCGCCAGCCCCCTGGGCGTGGGGCTGGCCCTGGCCTCGACGATCATCTGGGCGCTGTATTGGATCTGGGGAGCCAAGGACGACCGCGACCCCGTGGCCGGGCTTTTGGCCAATTTCCTGTGCGCCCTGCCGCTTTGCGGGCTGGCCATGGTCCTGGGGCCGGGCCTGCCGCCGGCCGACTGGCAAGGCTACGCCGGCGCGGCCTATGTGGGCGTGTTCGAGATGGGGCTGGCCTTCGTGACCTGGCTCACGGCGCTTAAATGCGCCGAGAACGCCGCCAAGGTGGCGAACCTGATATTTCTGTCGCCGTTTCTGTCGCTGCTCTTGATCCACTTCTTCGTGGGCGAGGCGATTTTGCCGTCCACGGTGGTCGGGCTGGGGCTTATTTTGGCGGGGCTGGGGGTGCAGCGGGGGCGGGGGTGA
- a CDS encoding BrnA antitoxin family protein, producing the protein MKKKAQIVSKDLDSLASEPVKSDLERASRFTDAEIEAMAREDGTEEFDFAKAKFANIDDIAALMKQKQPKQAISIRLDAEVLNWYRSHGKGYQTLIGELLTAYMQSQVGNPPKAKKTSPTKAQAVHARKSRITKAACSK; encoded by the coding sequence ATGAAAAAGAAAGCGCAAATCGTTAGCAAGGACCTTGACTCGTTAGCCAGCGAGCCGGTCAAGTCCGACTTGGAACGGGCAAGCCGTTTTACCGATGCAGAAATTGAGGCCATGGCTCGGGAAGATGGCACTGAGGAATTCGATTTTGCAAAAGCAAAGTTTGCCAACATCGATGATATTGCGGCGCTCATGAAGCAGAAACAGCCCAAACAGGCCATCAGCATTCGCCTCGATGCCGAAGTCTTGAATTGGTACAGAAGTCACGGCAAAGGCTACCAGACGCTCATAGGCGAATTGCTCACGGCATACATGCAAAGCCAGGTAGGGAACCCACCCAAGGCCAAGAAGACCTCGCCGACCAAGGCCCAAGCCGTGCATGCCCGTAAAAGCCGCATAACCAAGGCTGCTTGCTCAAAGTAA
- a CDS encoding bifunctional metallophosphatase/5'-nucleotidase produces the protein MPRCKQVIYALGLLLLSALPALAGNDLQLTILHTNDIHAHLAAFDDFGAFCDQEKDAAGKCQGGVARLATAIGRERAKGGNILLLDAGDQFQGTLFFTKYKGEALAFFMNRLGYDATTLGNHEFDDGQATLANFIRALKFPMTAANFEAEASSALHGLVVPYIVREIDGRKVGIIGVAQVKTPQMSSPGPGVSFSAPGEAVKKVAAKLRGQGVDILIALSHAGLSGDKKLAEKVPDLDVIVGGHSHVLLANGVSEAVGPSPYVVEHPGGGKTLIVTAGYWGRYLGDLRATFDVAGRVAAYGGNPIRLDGAVPEDSATRAEVERYAKPLAAFRETVVGHTDKPLGAAMCRQEECAAGDLMAEALLAAGRRYNATLAVANGGGIRAGLAPGNITLGDVLTAFPFPNTLTVVTLTGADIKAALEHGVGNVGLTDGTGRFLQVAGLRYAYDPAKPAGSRVSRVEAADAAGRFTPLKPEADYRVAMADFLYRGGDGYTLFAKAGRDVEQDGTPVADIVADWLRRHDPVKLELDGRITTTP, from the coding sequence ATGCCGCGATGCAAACAGGTTATCTATGCCCTTGGCCTGCTGCTCCTGTCCGCCCTGCCGGCCCTGGCCGGGAACGATTTGCAGCTCACCATCCTCCACACCAACGACATCCACGCCCACCTGGCCGCCTTTGACGACTTCGGCGCGTTTTGCGACCAGGAAAAGGACGCGGCCGGCAAATGCCAGGGCGGCGTGGCCCGGCTGGCCACGGCCATCGGCCGGGAGCGGGCCAAGGGCGGCAACATCCTGCTCCTCGACGCCGGGGACCAGTTCCAGGGAACGCTGTTTTTCACCAAATACAAGGGCGAGGCCCTGGCCTTTTTCATGAACCGCCTGGGCTACGACGCCACCACCCTGGGCAATCATGAATTCGACGATGGGCAAGCCACTTTGGCGAATTTTATTCGGGCGCTCAAGTTCCCGATGACAGCGGCAAATTTCGAAGCCGAAGCCTCCTCGGCGCTGCATGGTCTGGTTGTGCCGTACATCGTTCGGGAAATAGACGGCAGGAAGGTGGGAATCATCGGCGTGGCCCAGGTCAAGACGCCGCAAATGTCCAGCCCAGGCCCGGGCGTCAGCTTTTCCGCGCCCGGGGAGGCCGTCAAAAAAGTCGCGGCCAAGCTGCGCGGCCAGGGCGTGGACATCCTCATTGCGCTCAGCCACGCGGGCTTAAGCGGCGACAAGAAGCTGGCCGAAAAAGTCCCGGACCTCGACGTCATCGTCGGCGGCCACAGTCATGTGCTGCTGGCCAACGGCGTTTCCGAAGCTGTCGGCCCCAGCCCGTACGTGGTGGAACACCCCGGCGGCGGCAAGACCCTCATCGTCACCGCCGGCTACTGGGGCCGCTACCTGGGCGATCTGCGCGCCACCTTCGACGTCGCCGGCCGCGTCGCCGCCTACGGCGGCAACCCCATCCGCCTCGACGGGGCCGTGCCCGAGGACTCGGCCACCCGGGCCGAGGTCGAACGCTACGCCAAGCCCCTGGCCGCCTTCCGCGAAACCGTGGTCGGCCATACGGACAAGCCCCTGGGCGCGGCCATGTGCCGCCAGGAGGAATGCGCCGCCGGCGACCTCATGGCCGAAGCGCTCCTGGCCGCCGGCCGCCGCTACAACGCCACCCTGGCCGTCGCCAACGGCGGCGGCATCCGAGCCGGCCTGGCCCCGGGCAACATCACCCTGGGCGACGTGCTGACCGCCTTCCCCTTCCCCAACACCCTCACCGTCGTCACGCTCACCGGAGCCGACATCAAGGCCGCCCTGGAGCATGGCGTGGGCAACGTCGGCCTCACCGACGGCACCGGCCGGTTCCTGCAAGTCGCCGGGCTGCGCTACGCCTACGATCCGGCCAAGCCCGCCGGCTCACGCGTCAGCCGCGTCGAGGCCGCCGACGCCGCCGGTCGGTTCACGCCGCTAAAACCCGAAGCCGACTACCGCGTCGCCATGGCCGATTTCCTCTACCGGGGCGGCGACGGCTACACGCTTTTTGCCAAGGCCGGCCGCGACGTGGAACAGGACGGCACGCCCGTGGCCGACATCGTGGCTGACTGGCTGCGCCGCCACGACCCGGTGAAGCTGGAACTGGACGGGCGCATCACGACGACGCCGTAA
- a CDS encoding GNAT family N-acetyltransferase, with translation MIRVLPLDSALDRAAFTCGVPALDQYFHIQATQDAKRLIARCFVALREDRLLGYYTLSSASVPFSDVPPSLSRRLPRYPALPAIRIGRLAVDIRHQGQGLGGVLLADAIQRALRAEAPGFSIVVDAKDAQAAAFYRHHGFLELPSRPLCLLLPLGTIRKLP, from the coding sequence ATGATCCGCGTTCTCCCCCTTGATTCAGCCCTTGACCGCGCAGCGTTCACCTGCGGCGTCCCGGCCCTGGACCAGTATTTCCACATCCAGGCGACCCAGGACGCCAAACGGCTTATAGCCCGATGCTTCGTCGCCCTGCGTGAGGACAGGCTCCTCGGCTACTACACACTCTCCAGCGCCAGCGTTCCCTTCAGTGACGTGCCCCCATCCCTGAGCCGACGCCTGCCGCGTTATCCGGCCTTGCCGGCCATACGAATCGGCCGTCTGGCGGTGGACATCCGCCATCAAGGCCAAGGCCTCGGCGGCGTCCTGCTCGCCGACGCCATACAGCGGGCGCTTCGCGCCGAAGCGCCAGGCTTCTCCATCGTGGTGGACGCCAAGGACGCCCAGGCGGCGGCATTCTATAGGCACCACGGATTCCTGGAGCTGCCCAGCCGCCCCCTTTGCCTGCTCCTGCCCTTGGGGACGATCCGAAAACTTCCTTAG
- a CDS encoding BrnT family toxin has translation MKIEYDPNKRDATLKTRGLDFEDIRHILDGETLLVQQDTRCPYPEARFNALGMLQKQLVHFTFCLRGEAIRIISMRPANRKERISYEKESANR, from the coding sequence ATGAAAATCGAGTACGACCCCAACAAGCGCGACGCGACGTTGAAAACGCGGGGGTTGGACTTCGAGGACATACGGCACATATTGGACGGCGAGACGCTACTTGTGCAACAGGATACGCGCTGTCCCTACCCCGAAGCGCGCTTTAACGCTCTGGGGATGCTGCAAAAACAATTAGTACATTTCACCTTCTGCCTGCGCGGCGAGGCTATACGCATAATATCCATGCGCCCAGCCAATCGCAAGGAGAGGATCTCTTATGAAAAAGAAAGCGCAAATCGTTAG
- a CDS encoding Lrp/AsnC family transcriptional regulator, with translation MIDEIDRRILMILQDNARTSNADIARAVSMAPSAVLERVRKLERKGVITGYEARIDPSKVDLDLTAFTFVKTDEPVGAIDTGQQLAAVPGVQEVHYVAGTAAYLIKVRAPDTRSLADLLKVIGRLSTVRDTNTTVVLQTVKETGALPLGSLPQPGEE, from the coding sequence ATGATCGACGAAATCGACCGCCGGATTCTGATGATCCTTCAGGACAACGCCCGTACTTCCAACGCCGACATTGCCCGGGCCGTGTCCATGGCCCCGTCGGCGGTTTTGGAGCGCGTGCGCAAGCTTGAGCGCAAGGGCGTCATCACCGGCTACGAGGCCCGCATCGATCCGTCCAAGGTCGACCTGGACCTGACCGCCTTCACCTTCGTCAAGACCGACGAGCCCGTGGGGGCCATCGACACCGGCCAGCAGCTCGCCGCCGTGCCGGGCGTCCAGGAAGTCCACTATGTGGCCGGCACGGCCGCCTACCTCATCAAGGTACGCGCCCCGGACACCAGGTCGCTGGCCGACCTGCTCAAGGTCATCGGCCGGCTCTCCACCGTGCGCGACACCAATACCACGGTGGTGCTGCAAACCGTCAAGGAAACCGGCGCGCTCCCCCTGGGATCGCTGCCCCAGCCCGGAGAGGAATGA
- a CDS encoding proline dehydrogenase family protein: MQHSLDDAIRQRGKAFFASIRGESPSIFNKGFWTGKVMDWAMQNEAFKVQLFRFVDVLPYLTTSDNLSRHIEEYFSGGDAGEIPSVLKWGAEKSGMFGGVAAKLMGKAIRSNIEGMARQFIVGEKTKEAVKNIAKIRKDGFAFTVDLLGEATVSEEESDAYRNGYLEVLDAIAAEQGSWKAFGGAGDGLDWGSAPRVNASIKPSALFSQAKPMDFEGSVEGILARMRPIYRKIKALGGALCIDMEQLKYKDITIELFKRLRSEPEFRDYPYLSIVLQAYLRDTGHDLNQLIEWGRAQGLPFGIRLVKGAYWDYETVVAKQMGWPVPVWTKKPESDIAYEKLSRTILENSDLIYFQCASHNIRTIACVMETASELGVADNRYEFQALYGMAEPVRKGLLKVAGRVRLYCPYGELLPGMAYLVRRLLENTANESFLRLSFADGEAEDVLLENPEKTLEREIAQKPAREAAAPAAIDGLTAFRGEPLADFTIADMRAAFPAAIAAVHAQAGRVIPLSIGGKTIETADRIPTVNPANPDEVLANVCQAGIAEVDAAIAAAKAAFGPWRDKTPRERADVLLKAAAIARREIVALSAVQVLEVGKQWDQAYNDVGEAIDFLEYYAREAVRIGTPRRMGREPGEKNHLFYEGKGVAAVIAPWNFPLAISLGMASAAIVTGNTVVFKPSSLASLIGHGLVDIFKEAGLPDGVFNFCPGRGSVMGDYLVEHPAISTIAFTGSMDVGLRIIEKAAKVHPGQDYCKRVIAEMGGKNAIIVDDDADLDEAVLGVAYSAFGFQGQKCSACSRVIVVDSIYERFTARLKEACESMKIGPAEDPTNAMGPVVDASQQAKVREYAALARQEGKILVERGLDAKGYFAPMVVVEGIRPEHRLAQEEIFGPVLSVMRASSFDEAIAWAMSTRYALTGAVYSRSPRHLEKARKEFRVGNLYLNRNSVGAMVARQPFGGSKMSGVGSKAGGPDYLLQFVDPRVVTENTIRRGFTPIDEDDEWVD, from the coding sequence ATGCAACACTCGCTCGACGACGCCATCCGCCAGCGCGGCAAAGCCTTCTTCGCCAGCATCCGCGGCGAATCGCCCTCGATTTTCAACAAGGGCTTCTGGACCGGCAAGGTCATGGACTGGGCCATGCAGAACGAGGCCTTCAAGGTCCAGCTGTTCCGGTTCGTGGACGTTTTGCCCTACCTCACCACCTCCGACAACCTGTCGCGCCACATCGAGGAATATTTCTCGGGCGGCGACGCCGGGGAGATTCCGTCGGTGCTCAAGTGGGGCGCGGAAAAGTCGGGCATGTTCGGGGGCGTGGCGGCCAAGCTCATGGGCAAGGCCATCCGTTCCAACATCGAAGGCATGGCGCGGCAGTTCATCGTCGGCGAGAAAACCAAAGAAGCGGTGAAAAACATCGCCAAGATCCGCAAGGACGGCTTTGCCTTCACCGTGGATCTGCTGGGCGAGGCCACGGTCTCCGAGGAAGAATCCGACGCCTACCGCAACGGCTATCTGGAAGTCCTGGACGCCATCGCCGCCGAGCAGGGTTCCTGGAAGGCCTTTGGCGGAGCCGGCGACGGCCTGGACTGGGGCAGCGCACCGCGCGTCAACGCCTCCATCAAGCCCTCGGCCCTGTTTTCCCAGGCCAAGCCCATGGACTTCGAAGGCTCCGTGGAAGGCATCCTGGCCCGGATGCGGCCCATCTACCGCAAGATCAAAGCCCTGGGCGGGGCGCTGTGCATCGACATGGAACAGCTCAAGTACAAGGACATCACCATTGAGCTGTTCAAGCGTCTGCGCAGCGAGCCGGAGTTTAGGGACTACCCCTACCTCTCCATCGTGCTCCAGGCCTATCTGCGCGACACCGGACACGACCTGAACCAACTCATCGAATGGGGCCGGGCCCAGGGCCTGCCCTTTGGCATCCGGCTGGTCAAGGGCGCGTACTGGGACTACGAAACCGTGGTGGCCAAGCAGATGGGCTGGCCGGTGCCGGTCTGGACCAAAAAGCCCGAGTCGGACATCGCCTACGAAAAGCTCTCCCGCACCATCCTGGAAAACAGCGACCTCATCTATTTCCAGTGCGCCTCCCACAACATCCGCACCATCGCCTGCGTCATGGAGACGGCGTCCGAACTGGGCGTTGCCGACAACCGCTACGAGTTCCAGGCGCTCTACGGCATGGCCGAACCGGTGCGCAAAGGCCTGCTCAAGGTGGCCGGCCGGGTGCGCCTCTACTGCCCCTACGGCGAACTGCTGCCGGGCATGGCCTATCTGGTGCGCCGGCTGCTGGAAAATACCGCCAACGAATCCTTCCTGCGCCTGAGCTTCGCCGACGGCGAGGCCGAAGACGTGCTGTTGGAGAATCCCGAAAAGACCCTGGAGCGCGAGATCGCCCAGAAGCCGGCCCGGGAGGCGGCCGCGCCAGCCGCCATCGACGGGCTGACCGCGTTTCGTGGCGAACCCCTGGCCGATTTCACCATCGCCGACATGCGCGCCGCCTTCCCGGCCGCCATCGCCGCCGTCCACGCCCAGGCCGGCCGGGTGATTCCGCTCTCCATCGGCGGCAAGACCATCGAGACCGCCGACCGCATCCCCACCGTCAACCCGGCCAATCCCGACGAGGTGCTGGCCAATGTCTGCCAGGCCGGCATTGCCGAAGTGGACGCGGCCATCGCCGCCGCCAAGGCCGCCTTCGGTCCCTGGCGCGACAAGACCCCGCGCGAACGGGCCGATGTTCTGCTGAAAGCCGCCGCCATCGCCCGCCGCGAGATCGTGGCCCTGTCCGCCGTGCAGGTGCTGGAAGTCGGCAAGCAGTGGGATCAAGCCTACAACGACGTGGGCGAGGCCATCGACTTCCTGGAATACTACGCCCGCGAGGCCGTGCGCATCGGCACGCCGCGCCGCATGGGCCGCGAGCCGGGCGAGAAGAACCACCTCTTCTACGAAGGCAAGGGCGTGGCCGCCGTCATCGCGCCCTGGAACTTCCCCCTGGCCATTTCGCTCGGCATGGCTTCGGCCGCTATCGTCACCGGCAACACGGTGGTCTTCAAACCCTCCAGCCTGGCTTCGCTTATCGGCCACGGCCTGGTCGACATCTTCAAGGAAGCCGGCCTGCCGGACGGCGTCTTCAACTTCTGCCCCGGCCGCGGCTCGGTCATGGGCGATTATCTGGTCGAGCATCCGGCCATTTCCACCATCGCCTTCACCGGCTCCATGGACGTGGGCCTGCGCATCATCGAAAAGGCGGCCAAGGTGCATCCCGGCCAGGACTACTGCAAGCGGGTCATCGCCGAGATGGGCGGCAAGAACGCCATCATCGTGGACGACGACGCCGACCTCGACGAAGCGGTGCTGGGCGTGGCCTACTCGGCCTTCGGGTTCCAGGGCCAGAAGTGCTCGGCCTGCTCGCGGGTCATCGTGGTCGATTCCATCTACGAGCGCTTCACGGCGCGGCTCAAGGAAGCCTGCGAGAGCATGAAGATCGGGCCGGCCGAAGACCCGACCAACGCCATGGGACCGGTGGTCGACGCCTCCCAGCAGGCCAAGGTGCGCGAATACGCCGCACTCGCCCGCCAGGAAGGCAAGATACTGGTCGAGCGTGGCCTGGACGCCAAGGGCTATTTCGCGCCCATGGTGGTGGTCGAAGGCATCCGCCCCGAGCACCGTCTGGCCCAGGAAGAGATCTTCGGGCCGGTGCTGTCGGTCATGCGGGCATCGAGCTTCGACGAAGCCATCGCCTGGGCCATGTCCACCCGCTACGCGCTCACCGGCGCGGTCTACAGCCGCAGCCCCCGCCACCTGGAAAAGGCGCGCAAGGAATTCCGCGTGGGCAACCTCTATCTCAACCGCAACAGCGTCGGGGCCATGGTGGCGCGCCAGCCCTTTGGCGGCTCCAAGATGTCGGGCGTAGGTTCCAAGGCCGGCGGCCCGGACTACCTGCTCCAGTTCGTCGACCCCCGCGTGGTGACGGAAAACACCATCCGTCGCGGCTTCACGCCCATCGACGAGGACGACGAGTGGGTTGATTAG
- a CDS encoding DEAD/DEAH box helicase, with product MSFDSFCLHDSLIANIKRAGYETPTPIQAEAVPHVMEGRDLMGLAQTGTGKTAAFLLPILHRLITNPARTRSPRTLILAPTRELAEQIFRSTLDFMRGTRLRATVIYGGVGMFPQVRALRQGVDVIVACPGRLLDHLNQGNVRFDGLETLVLDEADHMFDMGFLPDIKRILAALPAKRQTLLFSATMPPAISGLAGETLTDPVTVRIGHLAPLSTVEHAIYPVSHNQKAPLLLHLLGEAGKESVIVFTRTKHRAKNLALQLCRSGHKATCLQGNLSQRQRQIAMDGFRRGSFQVLVATDIAARGIDVSQVAHVVNFDIPDTAEAYTHRIGRTGRAERDGQAHTFVTGEDMGMVRAIESHMKKPLPRRNVEGFEPEPGEFRRSAPAPRNAARPRQGYGAPRQGGYGDRQRQGDRPYGDRPRGPRPEGARADSARDDRPRSDRPRSDRPAADRPRSDRPRTERQPSDERRSTFGLGGADNRSGNQRPRRAYNDGASAA from the coding sequence TTGAGCTTCGACTCTTTTTGCCTGCATGATTCCCTGATCGCCAACATCAAGCGCGCCGGATACGAAACCCCCACGCCCATCCAGGCCGAGGCCGTGCCCCATGTCATGGAAGGCCGCGACCTCATGGGCCTGGCCCAGACCGGCACCGGCAAGACCGCCGCCTTCCTGTTGCCGATCCTGCATCGCCTCATCACCAACCCGGCCCGCACCCGGTCGCCCCGTACGCTCATCCTGGCCCCCACCCGCGAGCTGGCCGAACAGATTTTCCGCTCCACCCTGGACTTCATGCGCGGCACCCGCCTGCGCGCCACGGTCATCTACGGCGGCGTGGGCATGTTCCCCCAAGTGCGCGCCCTGCGCCAGGGCGTGGACGTCATCGTGGCCTGCCCGGGCCGGCTGCTGGATCATTTGAACCAGGGTAACGTCCGTTTCGACGGCCTGGAGACGCTGGTCCTCGACGAAGCCGACCACATGTTCGACATGGGCTTTTTGCCGGACATCAAGCGCATCCTGGCCGCCCTGCCGGCCAAGCGCCAGACGCTGCTGTTCTCGGCCACCATGCCCCCGGCCATCTCCGGTCTGGCCGGCGAGACGCTCACCGACCCGGTCACCGTGCGCATCGGCCATCTGGCCCCGCTGTCCACCGTGGAGCACGCCATCTACCCGGTCTCCCATAACCAGAAGGCCCCCCTGCTGCTGCACCTGCTCGGCGAAGCCGGCAAGGAATCGGTGATCGTTTTCACCCGCACCAAGCACCGGGCCAAGAATCTGGCCCTGCAGCTGTGCCGCTCCGGCCACAAGGCCACCTGCCTGCAGGGCAACCTGTCCCAGCGCCAGCGCCAGATCGCCATGGACGGCTTCCGCCGCGGCTCCTTCCAGGTGCTGGTGGCCACGGACATCGCCGCCCGGGGCATCGACGTCTCCCAGGTCGCCCACGTGGTCAACTTCGACATCCCGGACACCGCCGAGGCCTACACCCACCGCATCGGCCGCACCGGCCGGGCCGAACGCGACGGCCAGGCCCACACCTTCGTCACCGGCGAAGACATGGGCATGGTCCGGGCCATCGAGTCCCACATGAAAAAGCCCCTGCCCCGCCGCAACGTCGAAGGCTTCGAGCCCGAGCCCGGCGAATTCCGCCGCTCCGCTCCGGCCCCGCGCAATGCTGCCCGGCCCCGCCAGGGCTACGGCGCGCCCCGCCAGGGCGGCTACGGTGACCGTCAGCGCCAGGGCGACCGCCCCTACGGCGACCGTCCCCGCGGCCCCCGGCCCGAAGGCGCGCGCGCCGACAGCGCCCGCGACGACCGTCCCCGCTCCGACCGGCCGCGCAGCGACCGCCCGGCGGCCGACCGTCCCCGGTCCGACCGCCCGCGCACCGAGCGCCAGCCCTCCGACGAGCGCCGCTCCACCTTCGGCCTTGGCGGCGCCGACAACCGCTCGGGCAACCAGCGCCCCCGCCGCGCCTACAACGACGGCGCTTCCGCCGCCTAG
- a CDS encoding type II toxin-antitoxin system TacA family antitoxin, which translates to MPYLCFMKPATPTARLEARLPHEVHAMLKRAAELQGRTLTDFVVAAASEAARKTIEDMEIIRLSVEDQIRVAEAILNPPEPAPALVRAFERHRRMVAPEE; encoded by the coding sequence ATGCCGTATCTGTGTTTCATGAAACCCGCAACGCCTACCGCCCGGTTGGAAGCCCGGCTCCCGCACGAAGTGCATGCCATGCTCAAGCGAGCCGCCGAACTGCAAGGGCGGACCTTGACGGATTTTGTTGTGGCGGCCGCCAGCGAAGCCGCAAGAAAGACCATTGAAGACATGGAGATCATACGACTTTCCGTTGAAGACCAAATCCGGGTGGCCGAAGCGATACTCAACCCGCCCGAGCCGGCCCCCGCCCTTGTCCGGGCCTTTGAACGCCACCGTCGCATGGTCGCGCCGGAAGAATGA